In the Besnoitia besnoiti strain Bb-Ger1 chromosome XII, whole genome shotgun sequence genome, one interval contains:
- a CDS encoding RNA methyltransferase (encoded by transcript BESB_023490), whose product MNLILLKRRQIRRGGKRRQASDHADAEREGQQAEGCGSSGPPEGVTQEREAAAREAEGKELLVDLTGETAKHCLSVLRVQVGSLVKVGVFNGGICTATVVEIRGNSLTVQLERDITTEPSPSPPGLIDLLLAIPRPKTLDKILQICATMGVGRLLLVCSERVEKGYLSSPKLGRENIEKQIQTGLEQGVSTRVPEVQVFASWQALMAFLRRSCSPCSLHAARAGDVQRGEGDCRACGLHNGAGASSAGEDASRSSYSHNGDDLERALNSVPWCCLTSAVGRSRRLIAHPGVVDTLGSLKVHEQTRGSVLVAIGPEGGWLDQEVEELKTTQGFEFFSLGDRVLRCETAVVSVISQLSMLLQDATLRQGRPPPCAIPESDSQAAPVQEASSPTSEPQHLSNPASLSLSGSSAGAPGGGDNCTAAGSGSGGEATAKRSKKGRVREGIRDVHCDEDGRVIVLPQKFSQHKAQLSPPTTGDKGDADMAY is encoded by the exons ATGAACCTTATTCTGCTCAAGAGACGGCAAATCCGTCGCGGTgggaagcggcggcaggcctctgaccacgcagacgcagagcgcgaagGCCAACAGGCGGAGggctgcggaagcagcggGCCTCCCGAAGGCGTGacgcaggagcgcgaggcagccgctagagaagcagaaggcaaGGAGCTTCTAGTCGACTTGACAGGCGAAACGGCAAAACACTGCCTATCAGTCCTCAGAGTGCAA GTCGGGAGCTTGGTCAAGGTTGGAGTATTCAATGGCGGCATCTGCACTGCCACGGTTGTCGAGATTCGTGGAAACTCCCTAACTGTCCAGCTGGAGAGAGATATAACCAC AGAaccgtctccctcgccgcctggTTTGATCGACCTTCTTCTCGCGATCCCCCGGCCCAAGACGCTCGACAAAATTCTTCAG ATCTGCGCCACTATGGGAGTTGGTCGCCTCCTGCTCGTCTGCTCAGAGCGCGTGGAAAAGGGGTACCTTTCCAGTCCGAAGCTGGGCAGGGAGAATATCGAAAAGCAGATACAGACAG GCCTAGAGCAAGGCGTTTCGACGCGCGTCCCGGAGGTTCAGGTTTTCGCCTCCTGGCAGGCGCTGATGGCGTTCTTGCGGCGCTCCTGTTCGCCCTGCtcgctgcacgcggcgcgggctgGAGACGTGCAGCGGGGCGAGGGGGACTGCCGCGCCTGTGGGCTCCATAATGGCGCCGGTGCATCTTCAGCTGGCGAAGATGCGTCTCGTAGTTCGTACTCGCACAATGGAGATGACCTAGAGAGAGCTCTCAACTCCGTCCCCTGGTGCTGCCTGACTAGTGCCGTGgggcgttcgcggcggctgaTCGCGCATCCGGGAGTTGTCGACACACTCGGCTCGCTCAAG GTGCATGAGCAAACCCGGGGCAGCGTGCTGGTGGCCATCGGGCCTGAGGGAGGATGGCTCGACCAGGAGGTGGAGGAGttgaagacgacgcaggggTTTGAGTTCTTCTCTCTGGGAGACAGAGTGCTGCGGTGCGAAACAGCTGTCGTGTCGGTGATTTCCCAG TTGAGTATGCTCCTTCAAGATGCGACGCTTCGGCAaggccgcccgcctccctGCGCCATCCCTGAGAGCGACTCTCAGGCAGCTCCTGTACAAGAGGCATCGTCGCCCACGTCGGAGCCCCAGCATCTTTCGAATCCCGCGAGCTTGTCGTTGTCGGGTTCTTCGGCTGGAGCCcccggaggaggagacaaCTGCACCGCCGCAGGCTCTGGCTCAGGAGGCGAGGCCACAGCAAAACGCTCAAAGAAAGGAAGAGTCCGAGAGGGAATCCGCGATGTCCActgcgacgaagacggcagaGTTATTGTCCTTCCGCAGAAATTCTCCCAGCACAAGGCGCAGCTTTCGCCTCCGACGACAGGAGACAAGGGTGACGCGGATATGGCGTACTga
- a CDS encoding hypothetical protein (encoded by transcript BESB_023470) — translation SRVSLRFLAVRLRRFVAAFPSSSHPSSSRSHRFSSLSFALPAAGRSSLVLSADFPRRSLFHLSSGLHASERPRVVELSNLRRVWPLPASRRVAEAAAKKLFSAFRLDGIGAKAAEVSSFSSRARIVSRLSVFPLPSLREPPVSCGGVLFFLGGSPQWGAVVILCRAVLVALLPSSSVEFVAVAEFSLSVSQRRA, via the coding sequence ctcccgcgtctctctgcgatTTCTCGcggtgcgtctccgccgttttGTCGCTGCGttcccttcttcctcgcatccgtcttcctctcgttcGCACCGCTTCTCTAGTCTCTCTTTTGCCCTtccggcggcgggccgctcttctctcgtTCTCTCAGCTGACTTCCCGCGACGTTCTCTGTTTCATCTGTCCTCGGGTCTGCATGCCTCGGAACGTCCGCGAGTCGTCGAGCTTAGCAACCTCCGGCGTGTGTGGCCCttgcctgcctcgcggcgcgtcgcagaggcagctgcaAAGAAACTGTTTTCGGCGTTTCGTCTCGATGGAATCggagcgaaggcggctgaggtgtcgtcgttttcttctcgcgcacGTAtcgtctcgcgtctctccgtcttccctcttccttctctgcgtgaGCCGCCCGTTTCCTGTGGCGgagtcctcttcttcctcggcggcAGTCCGCAGTGGGGCGCTGTCGTCATCTTGTGCCGCGCCGTTCTTGTCGCGTTGCTGCCGTCCTCTTCTGTGGAGTTTGTCGCGGTCGCAGAGTTCAGTCTGAGCGTGTCGCAGCGCCGTGC
- a CDS encoding hypothetical protein (encoded by transcript BESB_023480), which produces MPGDAAEDAHLALMSGRGGDARHALAGVSGGGAGLLYAPPPFACGSRAFPGLAGEELERGGGGSHAGSYREASSARRGERERRERGSGGDSASPERVVMRRSPLASARYAPYYAPAMLRSWPRYDEGDETFAYNEESERRRGRGEYATAREEDVGATVYGRRGVSSSGCRASASSASCLPMVLPPPSFGGGVPLGEYAYPGGVEACRYGSPGGRRGERWARDEHGGRGEEAARAAAYLADREAEDEDRRDGRGRKPSGEGLYAGGGVWAPRQRVYGGRDERDVGDVYAAAAGDRYLRGDEDRERREAYYYESRSGRGHAGDAQAGGRRRDGAGGAGGERHRQAAGGEDVKRRHDEEEGRRRDEAGTRRKDESDRRRRRDIDEREFFMAAAAQAGGAGGGGGDRVAAGRRLYEAEEEAEFPRGHKPYRHYRDGEEDRLRAQGGGAERREDEERAAKRRAALLAEEEHSAPRAGRRGGGPLSSYGGAAEGASDAGDQESGERRRDADSCHHHHGYDAAESEESYALLARDPQAARAHRGRATLERDVHAVDAGGHGRRRHEDRDFYPGGGERIRDKERGEDAYMSQLASRERLVRRGRGGGDDGRAMDAPPPAGGYGGPEDACRAGGGVEDDAPRRRRKSRSRSPGGAGYFVGYGGYAASRSHFPAQTAQHPHSHAEGARRRGCGGDGDEEVVAGGNEARDDLSRRTEEDRYRANAAAGRRRPEYASRAPGEEDRPRREEAGAAFGGEQRHRGYRTAREEHA; this is translated from the coding sequence AtgccgggcgacgcggccgaggACGCGCACCTGGCGCTGATGagtgggcgcggcggcgacgcccgccacgcgctggcgggcgtctccggagggggggcgggactGCTCtatgcgccgccgccgttcgCCTGCGGTTCGCGGGCCTTCCCTGGGCTGGCCGGTGAGGAACTtgagcgcggaggcggcggcagccatgCAGGGTCCTATCGCGAGGCGTccagcgcgcgtcgcggcgagcgcgagcgccgagagcgcggcagcgggggagactcggcgtcgccggagCGCGTCGTCATGCGCCGCTcaccgctcgcctccgcgcgctaCGCGCCGTATTACGCACCCGCGATGCTGCGCTCGTGGCCGCGGTACGAtgagggcgacgagacgTTCGCGTAcaacgaagagagcgagcgacgccgcgggagaggcgagtacgcgaccgcgcgcgaggaggacgtgGGGGCGACGGTCTACGGTCGCCGAGGCGTCTCGTCGTCTGGCTGCCGGGcttcggcctcctccgcgtcgtgtCTCCCCAtggtgctgccgccgccgtcatTCGGGGGAGGCGTGCCGCTGGGCGAGTACGCGTATCctggcggcgtggaggcttGTCGATACGGCTCGCCAGGaggtcggcgcggcgagcgctgggcgcgagacgagcacggcggaaggggcgaggaggcggcgcgggcggcggcgtacCTGGCggaccgcgaggcggaggacgaggaccggcgcgacggcagaggccgcaagccgagcggagaaggcctctacgcgggggggggcgtctgggcgccgaggcagcgggTCTACGGAGGCCGAGATGAGCGAGACGTGGGTGACGTgtacgccgcagcagcgggcgaCCGGTacctgcgaggcgacgaggaccgtgagcgacgcgaggcctACTACTACGAGAGCCGTAGCGGCAGGGGACAtgctggcgacgcgcaggccggggggcgccggcgcgacggcgcggggggggcaggcggcgagcgccacagacaggccgccggcggcgaggacgtgAAGAGGCGccacgacgaggaggaaggcaggcgccgagacgaagcggggacgagaagaaaagacgagagcgaccggaggcggcgcagagacatcGACGAGCGCGAGTTCTTCatggctgcggcggcgcaagcCGGTGgcgccgggggcgggggaggagaccgcgtggcggcggggcggaggctctacgaagcggaagaagaggctgagTTCCCGAGAGGGCACAAGCCGTACAGACACtaccgcgacggcgaagaggaccgcctgcgcgcacaaggcggcggggcggagagaagagaagacgaagagcgcgccgcgaagcgacgcgccgcgctgctggcggaggaggagcacagcgccccccgcgcgggtcgccgcggcggcggtccgTTGTCGTCGTACGGGGGGGCAGCGGAGGgtgcgagcgacgcaggcgaccaAGAGAGCggtgagcggcggcgcgacgccgacagcTGCCATCACCATCACGGATacgacgccgccgagagcgaggagagctacgcgcttctcgcgcgcgacccGCAAGCTGCCAGGGCGCATCGCGGTCGCGCGACACTCGAGCGCGACGTGCACGCCGTCGACGCAGGCGGAcacggccggcggcgacacGAAGACCGGGACTTCTaccctggcggcggcgagcgcatcCGCGACaaggagcgaggcgaagatgCGTACATGTCGCAACTCGCGTCGCGGGAGCGTCTGGttcgaagaggacgcggcggaggcgatgaCGGGCGCGCGATGGACGCCCCACCCCCGGCAGGGGGGTACGGGGGCCCCGAGGAtgcctgccgcgcgggcggcggagtcgaggacgatgcgcctcgccgcaggcgaaagagccgctcgcggtcgcccggcggcgcaggctaCTTCGTGGGATACGGCGGGtacgccgcgtcgcgcagccacttcccggcgcagacggcgcagcaCCCGCACAGccacgcggagggcgcgcgccgccgcgggtgcggaggagacggcgacgaggaagtcgTGGCGGGCGGcaacgaggcgcgagacgatCTTAGCCGCAGAACCGAAGAGGACAGGTATCGCGCAaacgcggcggctggcagACGACGCCCCGAGTACgcaagccgcgcgccgggcgaggaggaccgACCTagacgcgaggaggccggcgccgcattcggcggcgagcagaggcACCGAGGATACCGcaccgcgcgcgaagagcacGCTTAG